The sequence below is a genomic window from Calypte anna isolate BGI_N300 chromosome 4A, bCalAnn1_v1.p, whole genome shotgun sequence.
ttttctgtctttcctcttGAACAGAGGAGCTTTGTCTTCCCTTCCTCCAGGCAGGTATCAGCTCTAACCACTTGGTTGCCTCTCCAACTTGTTTCATGTTAAGTGAGTAGAACCATTCAGATAAGCACAGAAAGCTCTAATCTCCCAAAGAACTTTTTTGGCCAACTCTTCAGCTAATTCAGGTATCagaaaaaattcatttcatttAGGTAAGCCCACAAATTCCTCTTCATCTTTTCAGCCCTTATGAAGATGCCCAGAGGAAGcctgggtttttattttatttcccctccttCTGTGGAATGGCTCCCACATTATTCTTCAGCTGGAACTGGGGCCCTTTAGCTGAGCCCCAGCATTTTTTTTAGCCAAAGCAGAGCCAGCTCATCCCTAAACCCAAGAAGGGGCCACATGCTCTGTCACAAACATTTTGAAGAgtcaaaaagaaataacatcCTTATTTAGTTAGGTTTCATCTGCAATTATTTAGCCCGTTCTCTTTCTTGATGTTGCTGTTGGGAAAATTTCATTTGTCTGAATTATCAAATTGATTCTGAGTGCTGAAATTCAAGTTTATTCAGGAAAGTGAATTAAGGCAGCACTTTGGCAGGGAGGCAAATGCTTCAGACATGCCCTGAGTTGCATGGGTAAAACCCCACTGACTTAAATGGTTCTATTTTAGGAAACCAGGGACCAGGTTTGGGTCTGAGAGGCTTAAGAGGTTTTCACAACAGGACTTATCTCAGAAAATATTGTTCATCCAGGTGCAGAGTGTTTTATGGAAGCAGGGTAGTTTAACTTCTCTTGAAGTCCATGATAAGTCATGAGGTTCTGATCATTTTAGAAACACAGATGTTTAAGAAACATAGATTTTTGGACAAGGAACAATAATCAGGTTATCTAATGCAGTGTGACCTCTAActctctgctcagtgctgagctTTCTCAAGCATCTGCtttcaaacttttcttttttctttctatttttttttcctccagcataTATCAACAATTCCAATTTATCACAGGTTTTAAACCATAAGAACTAGCATGCAGTTGCCCTATTTCTTCCTGCCTATCTACTCAAGCATGTgagaggaggcaggagagcTGGATTACCCAGGAGAGAGGTCTGACAGCTGCTCCTTGTTCCTGACGTGCCTCTACAGGACAGTTTGACAACTTTGAGATCTTTAGGGGATGTCCTTGTGACCAATTTAATATTGCttaaaaaagatattattttgCAAAATGGGATTTCCTTGGGCAGCTCCAAAATGCCCTTTATATGTAAAGGATTCTGAGTTTTACCTGGATAATCTTAAACAGAAAGCTCTTCTCTGATGTACATCATACCCTTTCCTCCCTTTGTCCCTAGATAATTTGATGTATGCAATCATTATTCCTGGGTATTATTTACACTCATGCAGgaataaaagctgcaaaaagaTTCCTACAGTACTCAGACTTTTTGCTGAAGATTCAAACTTGCATGACCATAgatttttccaagtgttttatCAATTTCAAGTGACACTAAGATGGAAGAATGTGGAGGTGTCACACTTAAgtctttttaaaggaatatcATAATATTCcctcagatttcttttaaataatatttccctcatatttaatttactttgcATTTCCTCTTAATCCCTTTAAAAAGGACCCACAAGGGGTCTGCAGACTTTATCAGTGCAGAGAAGTAGATGTCTCCAAAGCACAGCAGATTGCCTAAGTAATTTAAGTAATGCTTCTTCCCACAGGTGAGGGAATTTAAGGTTCTTATGAGGATAAATAGTTCATTTTCTGGTTGTTAACACCAATCCTTCCCTTGTAGGGCTGGGATGGCCCTGGTGGAGTTTCAGCAAGGCAGTCAGGAAGCAGCCTGGCAAACCCAAGGATGCTGCTTGGATGGTGTTTTTGTGACCTGACAGTATGGAAACTTCAGGTTGAATGGAGGTAGGAGTAGCTACACATGGTGATGTACAAATAATCTTGAATTATTCATTTCTGGGTGCTGAAAAATGAGTCTGAccttattttctctgaagtatTATCCAAAACCAAGCGCTGGCTAAATTGCACCTAAAATCCCTGAAATAAGAACCATCCCTAAATGTCAAGATTTTGAGATacacattaatattttcaattttcctttctgcctctgaTTAGAGATGCTGTATGTACAGCTGGCTCATTGGATCACTTATTCCCTGGCAACTCTTGCTCCCAAGTATTTGGCCTCATTCTCTGCATGCATGAATAAAATGAGATCTGGATTCAAACAGAACTGAAGCAGCTGCAATTGGTACTTGGAACCTTAAAAAACAAGGTCAGCTCTGTTAGTTTTAAAGGATTAATTTGGTCTTGAAGCTGATAGGGAGATAACTCACTGTAATGTGCACAGTCAATGGTCAGGGTTTGTTCTTGTTATATTAGGAGGTGTGTTATGTCCCATAATATTCTTTTGACTGAGatttacagcaaagctttcacTCTTCCTCTGCCACTGTGCTAACCCTGAGAATCAGCTGAGTTTCAGTCCTATAAATGTGTCCTTTGGGAAAATCTATAGCAACACATTTTCAAATTCTTGCCAGAAGCAAAGGGGCCACAATTCAGGCCAAAGAATCCAAGTATCAAAGACAGATGCAAGGGGTGAAAGTTTGTGAAAGAAGAGGGATAGCAGAAAAACCAttgactctctctctcttcacttCCAACAAACACAATTTATTATCTTTACACAacattttctcttaaaacatgaaaaagcagTTTGTGAAAAGCACACACAGCACCATTAATTCCAGGTAAATACATCAATGTTTCAATCAAAGCAGAATGAAGAACAGGTCCTGTCCACACGACCAGGATTATGAATGATGCTGTAACTTCTTTATTCTAATTTTTCTGCAATGAAATATTTACCAGGTGTAACTGAAGACcagaatgcttaaaaaaaaacacccagacACAATTCATAACATATCGGGGGCTGAATCCACACATGGTGGTTGATTCAGACTTGAGTCCATCATCTTCTCAGTGCAGTGATTCTGCCTCTAATAGCCCTTTTGTCTTCCTGAATCTTCTTTTTCTAACAGACCTAAAAGTCTACACACTAGTGCCTGTTTTATTATGAAAATCACTGTTTGATTCCCCCAAGGATTTGGTTTTCCTGTTGATTTTGTGGAAGACAATCTCATGCTAAGCTAATGGACAAGGGAAAATCCTAAGATAAATGATGCTGATTGCAATTGTTTCAATTAATAGTATTAACTGGAAAAGCCtgtaatttaaacatttaatataaaattcatatatatatatcccacTGGGGATAGGCAGTGGGttagagaaacagagaaatcagaacactgaaaagaaatctgctttCAAATTACCCCATAGGGCAAACTGTTATCCTATTGAAGCCAGAGGCAGAATTACAGAGGCTTCTTTGGGAATTAAGCCCACCTGATTTATAGTCCCAGTTTGGTACTATAGTTGACAATagacaaaataaatatcttCCAAATGTTCAGCCTTAGAAAGCTGCAATGGCTTTTTTCATCTTGATAGTTTTCTCAGGACAGATGTTCACCTAGGATGTGGCCATGCACACCCAGAGAGTAGGAATAATGTACCCAAGTTGTACCATTCCCTAAATCAGAGGAtttgtcctttattttctttatcttgcTTCAAATGTCACTGGTATTTAGTAGTTTTTAATCACatgattatattaaaaatatattaaaaataacaatgctaaattttcagcctgaagaagaggaggctcaggggagacctcattgctctctacaactccctgaaaggaggttggagccaggcggggggttggtctcttttcacaggcaactctcagtaagacaagagggcacggtcttaaattgtgccaggggaagttcagattggatattagaaagaattttttcatggaaagggtgatcagacattggaaggggctgcctggggaggtggtggactcttcgtccctggagacatttaaaaagcgactcgatatggcactcagtgccatagtctagtgactgtggcggtagttgatcaagggttggactcgatgatctctgaggtcccttccaacccagcctattctatgattctatgattctttgaaatACTATtgtgtggtgcttagggacatagTTTAGTGGTGGGTTTGGCAGTGTTAGGCTACCAGTTGGACCTGATGacctgaaaggtcttttccaaccaaatgATCCTATGAATATCCAAAGAAATCATTCTATGAACATCCCCAAATAAAAGATActattttttaagagaaaagctACAAAATGAAGTGAATCCACCAGAAAATCACATCTACAAAGATCCTGTTGCCTTTGTACCCATCTTTTATCACTGGCTTAGCTGAAGTCAGGCTCAGTAtgaataacaaaacaaaaaaaaaaaataacaatcaaAAAGAGTTAAATTTGTGGAAATCTTTTCTGGTCCCATCAATTACTTCATGATTTCACCCAGAGAGTGATAAACAACTGATGTAGGAGCCTTATCACACTCattacagaacaaaaagcaaCTGAGATACTGGGAGGACTGTTCATTCTAGTACAGATGGATAATTAATACTATTCATCACAGCCCCAAGCTGACATGAACTTTAATAGAATTTAAGGCCAGCAGGGATAACTGTAACCATGTAGGATGCCTTTTCCCACAGAATGCTGGTTAGTACCATCTGAGACAGGACAGGGAATTCTCTAAGAAATGGATTCAGCCCTGGCTTTCAGCCTGCAAAGGATGACAAATCTCTTACAACCCAAAACCAATTGCCTCAGCCATTTATCATCCTCGTGGTTAAAAATGGGCACCTTGGCTCTACCCCCATTTATCCCAAATTCAGTTCCTAGCAGTTTTTAGAAAACCTCCAGTCTCACCTGGGAGATTAAAAGCAATCTTTTCTCAGATAACTCTTCCCTCCCTAAGACCTTGCCAAGGGTTTCTCACCCTCCCAGTGCCTTCTGTCTTTCCCAGACTTTTCCTGCACTTCTTTTCTGGATCATTTTCCAGTTGctcatatttattttcatttgaaccATGAACAACAGGACCTGACATAATCTacaaggttgtttttttttctttttctgctgaataAGGTGATGATACCAGTTCTCTCCCTGCCTTCCTCAATATTTTTGCCTGGGTAcacactcctgcctctgcccatcCCCATGTACTCAAGCATTTCAGCTCCAGGGAGTAAAACTGATGGACCTTAAGCATACATTCAACCATGCTGCTAAATATAGCTCCACTTGAGCATATTTCAGTAGTTAAGCACATGTTCAGCTGCTTCACTAAACTGGCCTCATGTACAGTGACTTCCATCTTCCTCCACCTCGACCTCCCCTTGCCTGTTTTGGGATCTTAACCACATTGGGAAATTTTTGTTGGGATGCTTTTCCAGCTTAAACCTCAATGGTACATCTGTGTCTATATATCTTAGCTTCCTTTTGGTGTTAATTTGAAGCATCTCTTTGATGAGAGAATCTGTGCTTTCTTCTGAGCATGGCCTGCTTTTAAGTAAATATCATTTGGCAGAAGAGTGAGtctgtattttgaaatggaaatagaaTATGCAGCAATGAAGAGAAAGAGCtagtaaaaaaatacatttctaaattCGGGAACTgcaaaggtttttatttttctccccccctcAGAACCATTGCAATAGCAGTTAAATTCCATTACTTCCAATCTGCCAGCTGTGAGAGAGAAGAGCAATTTTAACAGGtgaatactgaaaagaaaaatgagacaaagCTCTGAAGGAAAAGCACAAAAGCCATTACAAAGATGATTTCAGGCTGAAAAGCCACCCCAAATCTCTCAGCAAGTGACAGCTGTGGTTTTAATGGACTGTtcttaaaatgagatttatatTCAAACTacccacagaaagcaaaaaaaataaaataaaataggatgTTAATAACTTATAAATGTTAAAGGCTTTTATCCCAGGCTCACAGAATGTTGATGGCAATGGATGGAATACTAGAACATGCCATGAACATCTTCATTACCAGATTGCTGCTCTGGTCTGGTATTGCTGGGAATGATCTGGTAGAAGAGCAAAGAAATTGTCCTCCTGCCCActcctgctccacctcttccctACTCACTGGAGTATTTCAATGTGTCTCCTATGTcaccaatatttttttctagaaccTCTGAAAATAATCCTGGTCTCCTAATGCATTCCTGTGACTTGAAAGAAAGTTTTGAGGGAGCATGAGAAATATTGGATCAATGTTGAAGACTGTCTCACCAGTGTACTTATAGGTCCAGGTGTGTCTTTGGCTGGTGAAACTTCCCCCCAGCTCAAAGAGAGGTCTTTTTCCACAGGTACCTCTGGTGAGAAAATTCAGTTCATACCAGATGAAATTCAAGAACATTTTCTAAAGGATCAAATAGGTGGGAGAAGATATCCCATTCTTTCAATTCATAGACtgtcaagttggaagggacctcaaggatcacctggtccaacccttctaatattactGTTTATCTGAGATGTTTCAGCACCCCATCAAGATGAGATTCAAAACTTCCCAATGTGGGGGAagccaccacttcccctgggagaccattccaaggtctgactggcctcaaagtgaaaaattttcatCTTGTGACCGATTAgacaacttgtgcccattgcctcttgtcctgtccagacgactccttgtaaatagggagtttccatcttttttgtagccccctttaagtactggcACATCATCATGAGGTCTCctctaagccttctcttctcaaggctgaacaaacccagttttctcacaGCCTCTGCATTATGCAGGATCCAGTCAGCCAAATAAAACAATCGGAGGATAAATGAGATACTTGGAAACTCCCCTCTACTCTGTGTCTGCCTATTGCAGGAACTAGTGCAGAGAGCATagtaaaatgtcattttttagATGTCTGGCAAGTGAGCTGGGACAATTTTTATTTGGATGGGTTAAGGCTTCTTTCCCATCTGCTTacacctcctccctgcctgtcTCCActgcacccagcagagctggcaggggatCACACACAGCAGATccactgctcccagccctggttCTGATTTACACCAATCCACCAGcgtgtgctgggtgctgctgaggtGTGGTCAGGCAAAGGTATTGTTGGGCTCCTATTATCATCAAGCAGATGATACATAAATGCTTAATTAAATAGGTGATGAATACTGGCtgcatgtaaataaatacatagaatttactcatagaatggtttgggttggaagggaccttaaagctcatccagttccaaggcagggacacctcccaccagcccaggttgctccaagccccatccaacctggacttggacactgccaggatggggcagccacagcttccttgggcaacctgtgccagtgtcccacctccctcacactaaagaatttcttaatgtctgacctaaatctcccctcttctagcTTAAAACCTTCACATGCATACAGGTACCATATTATCTCTAGAATTTATGCTGCCTGATTTGCATGTACATGCACATGCCTCAACACTGGTGAAGCACTGAATAGAAACTAAACAAGCAAATCAGattattgctgtattttttctttaaacataaaatatcCACGTCTGGACCAGCAGCTTCAACAGGCACGTGCACAAGTACCTGTGCAATTTGCTCCTTCATTTCTACAAGCTGTAGGAGGCATTGCTTCAGGAAGAAGAGTTTGTGCAAGCAGAACATTGCCCCAGCACCAGAGCTTTAGTCACGCTGCTCAGAGTCTGGTGGTGACAAAAGCTAAATTCCCCCTTCAATATTAAATATAACTCTGCTTAAATGTGGAAAACGAGTGCTGATTGCTGAAGCGAGGAAGTGAAgctcttgttttccttgtgACAGGTTTAGAAAATTGCTGAAAACGTTGctgaatgtatttatatatttatttagattCCTTAAGTAGTGACTCTAACATTTATTTAACCTTCCTCCATGGCACTGAGGATGCAGCAAGGTAAGAGTGAGCCTTGCCCACACCCATCTGCAGCTGGAAGGGTCCCAAGCCTTTTAGTCTCAGCCCTTTTAGTGCCACAACAGGCTGCTGAATTGAGAATGGGTTCGATTTCTGTCaaaggctttaaaaaagaagGTTTGGAGAAACTAAACAAACCCCCGGAGGTGTTTGGAAGTCGTGTAGATAagatgctgagggacagggCTTAATGATGAACCTGACAGAGCCGAGTTAGCTGTTGGACCTGATGAccctaaaggtcttttccaagcaaataGCTTCCATGATTCTTTGGGTCCATAGttctaaatattttgaataatttgAATGATtttgaataataattaaaaaaatcgTTAATGCCAAGCAGCACCGcaccctccctctcttcccccccgCAACAGCTCAGGGTCAGAACTCCCCTTTCTGTCTGCACTGGATCTCTACAGAGGGGAAAGATCCATCGGGGCAAAGAGCAGGAAAGAGAGACAATCGGATTTCGTTTGCCgggtttttttggctgtaaTAACATCCCAGTCGTTCAgtagaactttttttttgggAACAATTCGGGATTTAGGGATCCCGCTCCCCTCACCACAACTTTCACCCAAGCGAGAGGCCGGGGATGCTGGCGGCGGGGAGGGAAGCGGGGGGATATTTCCCCGTTCCCCTTGGTGGGGATAATTCGGTTTTCACCCCCCGACCCTCTCACATCCCACTCGCCGTGAACACGACCGGAGTGGCCCCGGAGCATGCTCAGAGGGAGGCGGGGGAACCGGGAAGCCCCGGGGGGTGTGGGGCGGGCGGAGTCGGCAGCCCGGGCGGGAGGCAGCGGGAGGAAGGTGATGAGGAACGCGGAGCGGTAACCGGGAGGAGCGGGTACCCCGAGAAGGCTGCGCGCTGAGGCGCGGAGCGGTGAGCCcgaggaggagagggagagcgCGGAGCCCTAAGAGgaagggggggacagggggctCAGTGTTGAGAGactgggagctggagcagggggaCGGGCGGAGCTGCCGAGCGAGGATCTCAAGCGGAGAGACCCCAGAGGGATGCGCTGAGCAGCGGGGCGGGGACCCCAACCCGGAACGGAGACCCCAGGGAGGGGATGCCCTGAGTTGCAGGGTGGGGACCCCAACCCGGAACGGAGACCCtaaggagctgagctgtggggCGGTGACCTTAAACGGGAGCTGAGACCCCAAGGGGAGGTAGGGGGAAGAGAGGACGGGGCATGCGCTAAGTTGTGGGGAGGGGACCCCAACTCGGCGCCCCGGGACAGAGACCCCAAGGAGGGAGAAGAGCTGAGTGGCGGAGCGGGGACCCCAAGGAAGGGGATGCGCTGAGCTGTGGAGTGGGGACCTCAACCCAGCTCCCCGGGGTAGAGACCCCGACGACGCGGACGAGCTGAGTAGAGGGAAGGGGACCCACGGCGGGGGATAAGACTCGAAGGAGGGGTACGCGCTGAGCTGTGGGGACCCCAATCCGGGGCGGAGACTCCAGGGAGGGGACCTCGAACGGGAGCAGAGACCCCAAGGAGCGGGACGCCCTGAGTGGTGGGGCAGAGATCGCAAGGAGGGGGATGTCCTGAGTGGCGAGGCGGGGACCCCATGGAGGTTGACGAGCTGAGTGGTCGGGTGGCGACCCCATTACCCGGGGCAGAGACCCCAAGGAGGGGGACGTGCTGAGCTGTGAGGTGGGGACCCCAAACAGGAGCAGAAGCCCCAGATGCTCTGAGCTGTGAAGGGAGGACCTCAAACAGGAGCAGAACCCCCAGATGCATTGAGTTGTGGGGCGGGGACCCCAACCCATCTCCTCGTGTCGGAGACCCCAAAGAGGGGGACTCGCCGAGTGGCGGGGCGGGGACCCCAGTCGGGGGCCTGGTCGGTGGGTCGGGGGTCTCCGGCAGTGttggcggcggggcgggggggcaGCGGCCCCATGGGCCGGGCTGCGGGGCTGCGCTGGCTGCTCGCTGCATCCCGGCGGCCGCCGGCGGGAGCCTCCAGCCATGCTGCGGGGCGGCCCGGGCCCGCTGCTGGTGCCGGTGGCGGGGAAAGGGGGGAGCAGCCCCGGGGGGGCGGCGGTGGTGGGACCCCCCGGGGCTGCGCGGGTGGCGGCGGGGAGTTTGCTGGCTTTGCTCATCCTCTGGACGCTGTTTGGGAACGTTTTGGTGTGCGCGGCCATCGTCCGCTACCGGCATCTCCGGAGCAAAGTCACCAACATCTTCATCGTGTCCCTGGCTGTCTCGGACCTGCTGGTGGCTCTGCTGGTCATGCCCTGGAAGGCGGTGGCTGAAGTGGCTGGGTACTGGCCTTTTGGGGCTTTTTGCGACGTCTGGGTGGCCTTTGATATCATGTGCTCCACGGCTTCCATCCTGAACCTCTGTGTGATAAGTGTGGACAGGTACTGGGCTATTTCCAGCCCGTTCCGCTACGAGAGGAAGATGACCCAACGCCTGGCCCTGGTGATGATCAGCGTGGCCTGGGCTTTGTCTGTGCTCATCTCCTTCATCCCTGTCCAGCTCAACTGGCACAAAGGTGGGAAtgttgtctctgctggtgatcTAGGAGATGGATTTGGCactggctgggcagcagcaggtgcTGTCACCACCTGGGCAGAGGATGTGGGCACCACATGGGTGGCGTTGGCAGCAATGACATCCTCTGATGGGACCTCTGGCAGCAACGATACCTTCACGGGACCATTGGAGAGCTGTGACTCCAGCCTCAACAGGACTTACGCCATTTCCTCCTCCTTGATCAGTTTTTATATCCCTGTGGCTATCATGATAGTTACCTACACCCGAATCTACCGCATCGCCCAGGTGCAAATCCGTCGGATCTCATCCCTGGAGAGGGCAGCTGAACATGCACAGAGCTGCCGGAGCAGCCACCTTGACTGCCACCACCACACCAGCCTCAAATCCTCCATCAGAAAAGAGACCAAGGTGTTGAAGACTCTCTCTGTCATTATGGGTGTCTTtgtctgctgctggctgcccttCTTCATCCTGAACTGCATGGTTCCCTTCTGTGAGAGCCCACCCAGTGACCCCCACGCTGGCCTTCCCTGTGTCAGTGAGACCACCTTTAATATCTTTGTCTGGTTTGGTTGGGCCAACTCTTCTCTCAACCCCATCATCTACGCCTTTAACGCTGACTTCCgaaaggtcttctccaacctcCTGGGATGCGGTCACTTTTGCTCCAGTACTGCAGTGGAAACTGTCAATATAAGCAACGAGCTCATCTCTTACAACCAGGACACCCTTTTCCATAAGGAGATGGTGACTGCTTATGTTAACATGATCCCAAACGTGGTGGACTGTGAAGAAACCCGTGAGGACCCTTTTGATAGGATCTCCCAGGTCTCCCCTGAGCAGGAGGTTGCCACTGACTCTGCCTGTGAGCTGGACTGCGAGGGGGAGATTTCCTTGGGCAAAATAACACCTTTCACTCCAAATGGTTTACATTAAATTGCATCCTGCCCTGGTCACTTCTTCTTCTTGGATGACACAACATAAATCTTAGCCCTGAGTGGGCAAACCTGCTTGGTTTGATTGCCATGGTTTTGGTGGGTCACTTCTTGGCTAAAGTCACTTGTAGGATGCAGAACCTGTGGTGCAGGGAGCTAGGAGGCCAAACTTCATTCAGCACTTGGCCAggctcagagaggagcaggtgGTTGCATTGATCAGCTCTGGGCAGCTCTTGTGGTGTCATTACAGTCACTTCATGTTTATGATGTGTTTGCAAACGAAAGGTTCCATCCCCAGCGTTGCAGCTTCTAA
It includes:
- the DRD5 gene encoding D(1B) dopamine receptor, whose translation is MLRGGPGPLLVPVAGKGGSSPGGAAVVGPPGAARVAAGSLLALLILWTLFGNVLVCAAIVRYRHLRSKVTNIFIVSLAVSDLLVALLVMPWKAVAEVAGYWPFGAFCDVWVAFDIMCSTASILNLCVISVDRYWAISSPFRYERKMTQRLALVMISVAWALSVLISFIPVQLNWHKGGNVVSAGDLGDGFGTGWAAAGAVTTWAEDVGTTWVALAAMTSSDGTSGSNDTFTGPLESCDSSLNRTYAISSSLISFYIPVAIMIVTYTRIYRIAQVQIRRISSLERAAEHAQSCRSSHLDCHHHTSLKSSIRKETKVLKTLSVIMGVFVCCWLPFFILNCMVPFCESPPSDPHAGLPCVSETTFNIFVWFGWANSSLNPIIYAFNADFRKVFSNLLGCGHFCSSTAVETVNISNELISYNQDTLFHKEMVTAYVNMIPNVVDCEETREDPFDRISQVSPEQEVATDSACELDCEGEISLGKITPFTPNGLH